In Solanum stenotomum isolate F172 chromosome 6, ASM1918654v1, whole genome shotgun sequence, one DNA window encodes the following:
- the LOC125868756 gene encoding uncharacterized protein LOC125868756 translates to MAVAEFVVAGGDYMGVCEETLKSWNWKSFSKMTLPIALRRNGSYDDIIASVIEAGELTYEPNNLVISYQMNEREKIHPTFIKNDRHMSLYMLDIGIDGSRPTLRINVNVRPPIEPTNSFNGDNDSIGNERLSDHSNKSLGDHSMNLHDDPTNVENQPGKKELGSQSNRSFSDGTNLCINQTFSNKNELQLLLAEAAAKKSFDCATVKSCTKYLKVKCVSCNCAWILRASKYECSDRFCTYKYIGEHSCGVEYANNSHRKISIKVITSLCVNMYRDGKGPNVKEIQRAMLNSFHCSSSYWKCWKGGVIAKEMVRGTAEHKYSFLQDFSYMFETLNVGSSYCIMVNKDSHRFMYYFLTFGACIKGFAHMRKVIAIDGTHLHGKYEGVLLSVVAQDTENVYPIAFCVVDKENDASWTFFFEKLNEIVIDEPNLCFISDRHKSIANEFKNKCSTAAVVLEHDIDFEKWSRAHFPSNRYGVMTTNIVESLNVMLIDEREYPMESIFNSIAKKFGELLRERHAYILKSMGNQMVLAAEKIGRKKMIEGASLYVENVTGDDNQFIVFGAGVTAYVNLLEKSCSRREYDLIRI, encoded by the exons ATGGCAGTAgctgaatttgttgttgctggTGGAGATTATATGGGAGTGTGTGAGGAGACTCTCAAAAGCTGGAATTGGAAATCTTTTAGTAAGATGACACTGCCTATTGCGTTGCGCCGCAATGGTTCATATGACGATATTATTGCAAGCGTAATTGAGGCCGGTGAGTTAACTTACGAGCCAAATAACTTGGTGATTAGCTATCAAATGAATGAGAGGGAAAAAATACATCCAACATTCATAAAAAATGATAGGCACATGAGCTTGTACATGTTAGATATTGGTATTGATGGCTCTAGGCCTACATTGAGGATAAACGTCAATGTGAGGCCTCCAATTGAACCAACGAATTCATTTAACGGTGACAATGATTCGATTGGAAATGAAAGATTGAGTGATCATTCAAATAAGAGCTTGGGTGATCATTCAATGAATTTACATGATGATCCAACTAATGTGGAAAATCAGCCA GGAAAAAAGGAATTGGGATCACAATCTAACCGTTCCTTCTCCGATGgaactaatttatgtatcaacCAAACTTTCAGTAACAAGAATGAGTTGCAATTGTTATTAGCCGAAGCGGCGGcaaaaaaatcttttgattgTGCTACTGTGAAGAGTTGTACTAAATACTTAAAGGTGAAATGTGTATCTTGCAACTGTGCATGGATTTTGCGGGCGAGCAAATATGAGTGTTCGGATAGATTTTGTACCTACAAGTACATTGGCGAACATAGTTGTGGCGTTGAATATGCCAACAATAGCCATAGAAAAATTTCAATCAAAGTCATTACTTCACTTTGTGTAAATATGTATCGTGATGGCAAGGGTCCAAATGTTAAAGAGATTCAAAGAGCTATGCTTAATTCTTTTCATTGTAGTTCAAGCTATTGGAAATGTTGGAAGGGTGGTGTGATTGCTAAGGAAATGGTCCGAGGGACAGCGGAGCACAAATATTCATTCTTACAGGATTTTTCCTACATGTTTGAGACACTTAATGTTGGTTCTAGCTATTGTATCATGGTAAACAAGGATAGTCATAGGTTCATGTATTATTTCTTGACCTTCGGTGCCTGCATTAAGGGATTTGCCCACATGAGAAAGGTAATTGCGATTGATGGCACACATTTACATGGTAAATACGAGGGCGTGTTGTTGAGCGTTGTTGCACAAGATACGGAGAATGTTTATCCAATTGCCTTTTGTGTTGTAGACAAAGAGAATGATGCATCTTGGACATTCTTCTTTGAGAAATTGAATGAAATTGTGATCGATGAACCAAATTTGTGCTTTATCTCCGATAGACACAAGAGCATTGCCAACG AATTCAAGAACAAATGCTCCACGGCAGCCGTCGTCCTTGAGCATGATATTGATTTTGAGAAGTGGAGCAGGGCACATTTTCCTAGCAATAGATATGGTGTGATGACCACAAATATCGTCGAGTCACTCAATGTTATGTTGATAGACGAAAGAGAGTATCCCATGGAATCTATATTTAATTCGATTGCTAAGAAGTTTGGAGAATTGTTGAGGGAGAGGCATGCATATATCCTCAAATCAATGGGTAATCAAATGGTGTTGGCTGCCGAAaaaattggaagaaaaaaaatgatcgAGGGTGCCTCATTGTATGTGGAGAATGTAACCGGGGACGACAATCAATTTATCGTGTTTGGTGCAGGTGTTACTGCCTATGTGAACCTACTAGAAAAGTCTTGTTCACGTAGGGAATATGACTTGATCAGGATATGA